A single Coregonus clupeaformis isolate EN_2021a unplaced genomic scaffold, ASM2061545v1 scaf1039, whole genome shotgun sequence DNA region contains:
- the LOC121549670 gene encoding proline-rich transmembrane protein 4 isoform X3, translating into MTEEEERGGGGNLPDPEDWLSDPTGSEATYLPDCNQERSGICNVSDTWALPTTSDVLPTANTPSANQSNNPFLIPARPMFVPLHSDWNSAMATWGLAWDAHVYGLGSIFAMVTLASALNLLCLPLRCPSGCGYFALVNVFLLAAGCTRAFSLLYDAYGHQYRLPSTEASLLLYEAPFPCLTAAFGLVFLLLSMRSRMQLSYSAFQRPCFLACLVLLHFAAAFGPVALLRLYQRRAPFCLFISLISRGAFVALASFLSAAYFVFFCYVRADSKHIYHLNNTSPTPAERYNRCPFAESRDWDRAAATVCLSALFCLACTGLQLYAMLHALGLAGGAEVFRPWPWWTFQLSCRVCEAGVCLTLALVVSQPIYCSDHLPQPGSCWTELLAIKSPIMPGTYQWTLSQQEKLAICDIGHGETECLPLYTLVDERLGLDLLYHSNRALAYRDLDLNLDLPGSSKPEDRGGGVASGGSSFTSDSTADLRPPSPINLRRSIDEALFSEDLFPISIFSPSIAFCCSDLSLNIPYSTSTLPNGGQVLRATLSADPGLYRTTSCVEMVAPPPTPLPNHPLVGDTILGAPPSPSLSSNSSCSSPDRWRESSSSCSLYRPSLRGSSLVLYSSPDGHAQPPSLGGSSGCITASSHQGSHLQIHYCTLGSASQESLDLESEADRSVQEEFINVCRQIDAMSICSETIDL; encoded by the exons ATGAcagaagaggaggaaagaggaggagggg GTAACCTTCCTGATCCTGAAGACTGGCTGTCCGACCCAACAGGCAGTGAAGCCACCTACCTCCCAGACTGCAATCAGGAACGTTCGGGAATCTGCAACGTCTCCGACACCTGGGCACTGCCCACCACCTCTGACGTCCTCCCCACCGCCAACACCCCCTCCGCCAACCAATCAAATAACCCCTTCCTGATTCCGGCCCGGCCCATGTTTGTTCCCCTGCACTCTGATTGGAACAGCGCCATGGCCACCTGGGGGTTAGCCTGGGATGCCCACGTGTATGGTCTGGGCTCCATCTTTGCCATGGTGACCCTGGCCTCGGCACTCAACCTGCTGTGCCTGCCCCTGCGCTGCCCTTCCGGCTGTGGCTACTTCGCCCTGGTCAACGTCTTCCTCCTGGCTGCAGGGTGTACCAGGGCATTCTCTCTCCTCTACGATGCCTACGGCCACCAGTACCGGCTGCCCTCCACCGAGGCCTCCCTGCTGCTCTACGAAGCCCCGTTCCCCTGCCTGACTGCAGCCTTCGGCCTGGTCTTCCTGCTCCTCTCCATGCGCTCCAGGATGCAGCTATCCTACTCTGCCTTCCAGAGGCCCTGTTTCCTGGCCTGTCTGGTGTTGCTGCACTTCGCTGCAGCTTTCGGTCCCGTCGCACTGCTAAGGCTCTACCAGAGAAGGGCGCCCTTCTGCCTTTTCATCTCACTTATCTCCCGGGGAGCGTTTGTGGCACTGGCTTCTTTTCTATCTGCCGCCTATTTTGTGTTCTTCTGCTACGTGCGGGCGGACTCAAAGCACATTTACCACCTGAATAACACCTCGCCCACGCCAGCTGAGCGATACAACCGCTGTCCCTTTGCTGAGAGCAGGGACTGGGACCGTGCGGCTGCGACAGTGTGCCTTTCGGCTCTGTTCTGCCTGGCATGCACCGGGCTGCAGCTGTACGCCATGCTCCACGCTCTGGGGCTGGCCGGAGGGGCAGAGGTCTTCCGCCCCTGGCCTTGGTGGACCTTCCAGCTCAGCTGCAGGGTTTGTGAGGCCGGGGTTTGTCTCACCCTAGCCCTGGTGGTGTCCCAGCCGATCTACTGCTCCGACCACCTTCCCCAGCCTGGAAGCTGCTGGACGGAGCTGCTGGCAATCAAGTCGCCCATTATGCCGGGAACCTACCAGTGGACCCTGAGCCAGCAGGAGAAGCTGGCCATCTGTGACATTGGGCACGGGGAGACTGAGTGCCTGCCCCTCTACACGCTGGTGGATGAAAGGCTAGGCCTGGACCTCCTGTACCACAGCAACCGGGCCTTGGCTTACAGAGACCTGGACCTGAATTTGGATCTGCCTGGCTCCAGCAAGCCCGAGGACAGGGGAGGTGGAGTGGCGTCCGGGGGTTCCTCCTTCACCAGCGACTCCACGGCTGACCTGCGGCCGCCATCGCCCATCAACCTACGCCGTAGTATTGACGAGGCGCTCTTCAGCGAGGACCTCTTTCCCATAAGCATCTTCAGCCCGTCCATAGCTTTTTGCTGTAGTGACCTGTCACTTAACATCCCCTACTCCACGTCCACCCTGCCCAATGGTGGCCAGGTGCTTCGAGCGACCCTCTCAGCCGACCCAGGCCTGTACCGGACGACCTCCTGTGTGGAGATGGTTGCCCCGCCCCCAACCCCTCTACCAAACCACCCCCTGGTGGGCGACACCATCCTGGGTGCTCCAccatctccctccctgtcctccaACTCCAGCTGCTCTTCCCCAGATCGCTGGAGGGAAAGTTCCTCCTCCTGCTCCCTGTACAGACCCTCCCTAAGGGGGTCCTCTCTGGTCCTCTACTCCAGCCCAGATGGGCACGCCCAACCCCCATCCCTAGGCGGCAGCtcaggctgcatcacagcctcCAGCCACCAGGGCTCACACCTACAGATACACTATTGCACACTAGGGTCAGCCTCACAGGAGAGTCTTGACCTAGAGTCTGAAGCGGACCGGTCCGTACAAGAGGAGTTCATCAATGTCTGCAGACAGATTGATGCGATGAGCATCTGCAGTGAGACAATTGACCTGTAG